In Nyctibius grandis isolate bNycGra1 chromosome 8, bNycGra1.pri, whole genome shotgun sequence, a single window of DNA contains:
- the CZIB gene encoding CXXC motif containing zinc binding protein isoform X2 — MGRIGLQLRATLENITRLRAEGEDFRWYLKLKCGNCGEVSEKWQYLRLMDSAPLKGGRGSATMVQKCKLCSRESSIDILSQTIKPYNTEDSEKFKTIVEFECRGLEPVDFQPQDWNDYDEKTKESVGIYEVTHKFVKC, encoded by the exons ATGGGG AGGATCGGGCTGCAGCTGCGCGCCACGCTGGAGAACATCACCCGCCTGCGGGCCGAGGGCGAGGACTTCCGCTGGTACCTCAAG ctgaaatgtggGAACTGTGGGGAAGTTTCTGAAAAATGGCAGTACCTGCGATTGATG GACAGTGCTCCCCTgaaaggaggcagaggaagcGCCACTATGGTGCAGAAATGCAAGCTGTGCTCCAGGGAGAGCTCCATTG atattttaagTCAGACAATCAAGCCTTACAAT ACTGAAGACAGTGAGAAATTCAAAACAATAGTGGAGTTTGAATGCCGAGGTCTGGAACCAGTTGACTTTCAACCACAG GATTGGAATGACTatgatgaaaaaacaaaggaatCTGTTGGAATCTATGAAGTTACCCATAAATTTGTAAAATGCTAA
- the MAGOH gene encoding protein mago nashi homolog — protein sequence MASDFYLRYYVGHKGKFGHEFLEFEFRPDGKLRYANNSNYKNDVMIRKEAYVHKSVMEELKRIIDDSEITKEDDALWPPPDRVGRQELEIVIGDEHISFTTSKIGSLIDVNQSKDPEGLRVFYYLVQDLKCLVFSLIGLHFKIKPI from the exons ATGGCGAGCGACTTCTACCTCCGTTACTACGTGGGGCACAAGGGCAAGTTCGGCCACGAGTTCCTCGAGTTCGAGTTCCGGCCCGACG GGAAGCTGCGCTACGCCAACAACAGCAACTACAAGAACGATGTCATGATCCGAAAGGAG GCTTACGTGCATAAGAGCGTGATGGAGGAGCTGAAGAGAATCATCGACGACAGCGAAATCACGAAAGAAGATGATGCGCTGTGGCCTCCTCCTGACAGAGTTGGTCGACAG GAGCTTGAAATAGTAATCGGTGATGAGCACATCTCCTTTACCACGTCAAAAATCGGTTCGCTCATTGATGTAAATCAATCAAA GGATCCAGAAGGCTTGAGAGTGTTCTACTACCTGGTCCAGGACCTTAAGTGTCTAGTCTTCAGTCTTATTGGACTACACTTCAAGATTAAGCCAATTTAA
- the CPT2 gene encoding carnitine O-palmitoyltransferase 2, mitochondrial, whose product MAARQLLRRRAAVARWRRGYSSAGAAEYLQRSIVPTMHYQKSLPRLPIPKLEDTIRRYLNAQKPLLNDDQFRKTEELAHHFEKGIGRELHEQLVAQDNRNKHTSYITGPWFDMYLKAREPVVLNFNAFMSFNPDPKSEYNDQLIRATNMTVSAIRFMKTFRAGYLEPEVFHLNPEKSDTQIFKKIIRFVPSSLSWFGAYMVNAYPLDMSQYFRLFNSTRLPKLNRDELYTDEKAKHLLVLRNGNFYVFDVIDRDGNMLKPSEIQAHFKYILSNNSPAPAFPLGCLSSENRDTWALLRKNLLDNGNEEALQKVDSALFCLSLDDFPIKDFVHLSRTMLHGDGANRWYDKSFNLIITKDGTAGINFEHSWGDGVAVLRFQNEVFKDSTKAPAISPESQPASVDSSRAVQKLDFKLNDALKAGITKAKQKFDASVEALSLNIIQFHEGGKDLLKQKKVSPDAVAQLAFQMAFLRQYNQTVATYESCSTAAFKHGRTETIRPASIHTKKCSEAFVRELSKHSTEELQKLIVECSKYHGRLTKEAAMGQGFDRHLFGLRYLALSKGTALPDFYQDQAYARLNHNIISTSTLASPAVQLGGFGPVVSDGFGVGYQVQDDWIGCNVSSYPTRDGKEFLQCVHKSLEDIFNVLKGKKISS is encoded by the exons ATGGCGGCGCGGCAGCTGctgcggcggcgggcggcggtggCGCGCTGGCGGCGGGGCTACAGCAGCGCGGGCGCTGCCGAGTACCTGCAGCGCAGCATCGTGCCCACCATGCACTACCAGAAGAGCCTGCCCAG ACTGCCGATTCCCAAGCTAGAAGATACAATTAGGAGATACCTAAATGCCCAGAAACCACTTTTAAATGATGACCAGTTCAG GAAAACTGAAGAACTTGCTCATCACTTTGAAAAGGGAATTGGAAGAGAGTTGCATGAGCAACTGGTTGCTCAGGACAATCGGAACAAGCATACTAGTTACATCACAG GTCCCTGGTTTGACATGTACCTAAAAGCACGTGAACCTgttgttttgaattttaatgcatttatgtCTTTTAATCCTGATCCAAAATCTGAATATAACGATCAGCTCATACGAGCTACAAACATGACTGTTTCTGCTATACGTTTTATGAAGACCTTCAGGGCTGGTTATCTTGAACCAGAGGTTTTTCACCTCAATCCAGAAAAAAGTGACActcaaatctttaaaaaaattatccgATTTGTGCCTTCTTCACTTTCTTGGTTTGGTGCCTACATGGTCAATGCATACCCTCTAGATATGTCTCAGTACTTCAGGCTTTTCAATTCTACGCGGCTGCCTAAACTCAACAGAGATGAGCTTTATACAGATGAAAAGGCAAAACATTTACTGGTACTGAGAAATGGgaatttttatgtgtttgaTGTTATTGATAGAGACGGAAATATGCTGAAACCTTCAGAAATACAAGCACACTTTAAATACATCCTTAGCAACAACAGTCCAGCCCCAGCCTTCCCTCTTGGCTGCCTCTCCAGTGAAAACCGAGATACATGGGCATTGCTGAGAAAGAATCTGTTGGATAATGGCAATGAAGAAGCTCTTCAAAAAGTAGACTCTGCGCTGTTTTGTTTAAGTTTAGATGATTTTCCCATTAAAGACTTTGTGCATTTGTCCCGCACTATGTTGCATGGAGATGGTGCTAACCGCTGGTACGACAAATCCTTTAATCTTATCATAACTAAGGATGGCACTGCAGGAATTAATTTTGAACATTCCTGGGGAGATGGTGTGGCTGTGCTTAGGTTCCAGAATGAAGTTTTTAAAGATAGCACCAAGGCACCAGCCATCAGCCCTGAGTCCCAGCCTGCTTCAGTAGACTCTTCTAGAGCAGTACAGAAACTTGACTTTAAGCTGAATGATGCCTTAAAAGCAGGAATTACCAAAGCCAAACAGAAATTTGATGCCAGTGTAGAAGCCCTGTCTCTTAATATCATTCAGTTCCATGAAGGGGGCAAGGAccttctaaagcagaagaaGGTAAGTCCAGATGCTGTGGCTCAGCTTGCCTTCCAGATGGCTTTCCTTCGACAGTACAATCAGACTGTTGCTACATACGAGTCTTGTAGTACTGCAGCTTTCAAACATGGTCGTACAGAAACTATACGTCCTGCCTCTATCCATACAAAGAAATGTTCAGAAGCTTTTGTCAGGGAACTGtccaaacacagcacagaagagcTTCAGAAATTGATAGTGGAGTGCTCAAAATACCATGGCCGTTTGACAAAAGAAGCTGCTATGG gtCAGGGATTTGACCGGCACCTCTTTGGCTTGCGCTATTTAGCTTTATCCAAAGGTACTGCACTGCCTGATTTCTATCAAGACCAAGCCTATGCTCGGCTTAATCACAACATCATTTCTACAAGCACATTGGCTAGCCCAGCTGTGCAATTAGGAGGGTTCGGCCCAGTGGTGTCTGATGGCTTTGGAGTAGGATATCAGGTACAGGATGATTGGATAGGTTGTAATGTTTCCTCTTACCCAACTAGGGatggtaaagaatttcttcagtgTGTACACAAGTCACTAGAAGATatctttaatgttttaaagGGCAAAAAAATCAGTAGTTAG
- the CZIB gene encoding CXXC motif containing zinc binding protein isoform X3, translating to MDSAPLKGGRGSATMVQKCKLCSRESSIDILSQTIKPYNTEDSEKFKTIVEFECRGLEPVDFQPQAGFAAEGAESGTPFNDINLLEKDWNDYDEKTKESVGIYEVTHKFVKC from the exons ATG GACAGTGCTCCCCTgaaaggaggcagaggaagcGCCACTATGGTGCAGAAATGCAAGCTGTGCTCCAGGGAGAGCTCCATTG atattttaagTCAGACAATCAAGCCTTACAAT ACTGAAGACAGTGAGAAATTCAAAACAATAGTGGAGTTTGAATGCCGAGGTCTGGAACCAGTTGACTTTCAACCACAG GCAGGGTTTGCTGCTGaaggtgcagaatctggcacaCCTTTCAATGACATAAACTTGTTAGAAAAG GATTGGAATGACTatgatgaaaaaacaaaggaatCTGTTGGAATCTATGAAGTTACCCATAAATTTGTAAAATGCTAA
- the CZIB gene encoding CXXC motif containing zinc binding protein isoform X1, translated as MGRIGLQLRATLENITRLRAEGEDFRWYLKLKCGNCGEVSEKWQYLRLMDSAPLKGGRGSATMVQKCKLCSRESSIDILSQTIKPYNTEDSEKFKTIVEFECRGLEPVDFQPQAGFAAEGAESGTPFNDINLLEKDWNDYDEKTKESVGIYEVTHKFVKC; from the exons ATGGGG AGGATCGGGCTGCAGCTGCGCGCCACGCTGGAGAACATCACCCGCCTGCGGGCCGAGGGCGAGGACTTCCGCTGGTACCTCAAG ctgaaatgtggGAACTGTGGGGAAGTTTCTGAAAAATGGCAGTACCTGCGATTGATG GACAGTGCTCCCCTgaaaggaggcagaggaagcGCCACTATGGTGCAGAAATGCAAGCTGTGCTCCAGGGAGAGCTCCATTG atattttaagTCAGACAATCAAGCCTTACAAT ACTGAAGACAGTGAGAAATTCAAAACAATAGTGGAGTTTGAATGCCGAGGTCTGGAACCAGTTGACTTTCAACCACAG GCAGGGTTTGCTGCTGaaggtgcagaatctggcacaCCTTTCAATGACATAAACTTGTTAGAAAAG GATTGGAATGACTatgatgaaaaaacaaaggaatCTGTTGGAATCTATGAAGTTACCCATAAATTTGTAAAATGCTAA